One part of the Dehalococcoidales bacterium genome encodes these proteins:
- a CDS encoding tRNA uridine(34) 5-carboxymethylaminomethyl modification radical SAM/GNAT enzyme Elp3, with the protein MRKFTRTISGVTPVAVMTQPMACPGQCVYCPTYTAIPRSYTPESPAVLRARQCDYDAASQVRMRLRILSDMGHPTDKVELIIMGGTFLAYPEDYQYRFIKGCYDALNDRESATLEEAKLLNETASHRCTGLCLETRPDWCRQEEIERMLDFGATRVELGVQMLDDEIYGLVKRGHRVADVVKASRLLREHGFKVHYHWMPGLPGSTPEKDLELSRQLFSDARFRPDGLKLYPTMVVAGTELEKWYQDGSYQPYPASVMTDLVADIKSIVPGYVRISRVLRDIPSKFIVGGLKDSLRDVVKHRMRELGTGCRCIRCREYGHRVQDGWETGEPRMVRIDYEASEGKEIFLSLEDERETLFGLLRMRVQSRPVARLGQLDGSLALIRELHVYGAEVPLNRQNPAAAQHKGTGKALVAEAERIARAEFQARQMAVLSGTGAREYYRTEFGYRSQADYMVKRL; encoded by the coding sequence ATGAGGAAATTCACCAGAACAATATCAGGGGTAACCCCGGTGGCGGTAATGACCCAGCCGATGGCGTGTCCGGGACAATGCGTCTACTGCCCCACCTACACAGCCATACCACGCAGCTATACCCCGGAATCGCCGGCGGTGCTGCGCGCCCGGCAGTGCGACTATGATGCCGCCAGTCAGGTCAGAATGAGATTGCGCATCCTGTCTGATATGGGACACCCCACGGACAAGGTCGAGCTAATCATCATGGGCGGGACTTTCCTGGCTTACCCCGAAGATTACCAGTACCGCTTTATCAAGGGCTGCTATGACGCCCTGAATGACCGGGAATCGGCCACTCTGGAAGAAGCCAAGCTACTTAACGAGACCGCCAGCCACCGCTGCACCGGGCTATGCCTGGAGACCAGACCTGACTGGTGCCGGCAGGAAGAGATAGAGAGGATGCTCGATTTCGGCGCTACGAGGGTGGAGCTAGGGGTGCAAATGCTGGATGATGAAATCTACGGGCTGGTAAAAAGAGGGCACCGGGTAGCGGACGTGGTCAAAGCCAGCCGTCTGCTGCGGGAACACGGCTTTAAGGTACACTACCACTGGATGCCGGGACTGCCCGGCTCCACGCCGGAGAAAGACCTGGAGCTTTCCCGGCAGCTATTCAGTGACGCCCGCTTCAGGCCGGACGGCTTGAAGCTATATCCCACGATGGTAGTGGCGGGCACCGAACTGGAGAAATGGTACCAGGATGGGAGCTACCAGCCGTATCCCGCCAGCGTGATGACCGACCTGGTGGCTGATATCAAATCTATCGTGCCCGGGTATGTCCGGATATCACGCGTGCTGCGTGATATCCCCTCCAAATTCATTGTCGGCGGTCTTAAGGATTCCCTGCGGGACGTGGTCAAGCACAGAATGAGGGAACTGGGCACCGGCTGCCGGTGCATCCGGTGCCGGGAATACGGCCACCGCGTACAGGACGGGTGGGAAACAGGGGAACCCCGGATGGTCAGAATAGACTACGAAGCCTCTGAAGGTAAAGAAATCTTCCTGTCCCTGGAGGATGAGCGGGAAACGCTCTTCGGTCTGTTACGGATGAGAGTCCAGTCCAGACCCGTCGCCAGACTGGGACAGCTTGATGGCAGCCTGGCTCTTATCAGGGAGCTGCACGTCTACGGCGCCGAGGTCCCTCTGAACCGGCAGAACCCGGCCGCCGCCCAGCACAAGGGCACCGGCAAGGCGCTGGTAGCTGAAGCGGAGAGGATTGCCCGCGCTGAATTTCAAGCCCGG
- a CDS encoding class I SAM-dependent methyltransferase, whose protein sequence is MMTLRDSRGTGEDRTKSDVFDRIAPGWYNFRHWSIFRTELEELEQRWRRGSLLNIGCAHGPDFLPFRQNFTLYGVDFSPRMLGFARKYSRKFGFDVNLSVADAAYLPYRDGAFDWAISVATYHHIRGKEAQQRALDELWRVLKPGGEAFITVWNRWQPRFWFMGKEVSVPWRTRDEVLGRYYYLFSYPELEGLVRKAGFSVLKSFPESSYRFPLKFFSRNICLLVQKSGLE, encoded by the coding sequence ATGATGACGCTTCGGGATTCCAGGGGTACTGGTGAGGACCGGACGAAGAGTGACGTATTTGATCGGATAGCGCCGGGCTGGTACAATTTCAGGCACTGGTCTATATTCCGCACTGAGCTGGAGGAACTGGAGCAGCGGTGGCGGCGGGGCAGTCTGCTCAATATCGGCTGCGCCCATGGCCCCGATTTCCTGCCCTTCCGGCAAAACTTTACTTTATACGGTGTGGACTTTTCTCCCCGGATGCTCGGCTTTGCCCGGAAATACTCCCGGAAGTTTGGCTTTGACGTCAATCTCTCGGTAGCTGATGCTGCCTACCTGCCCTATCGTGACGGAGCCTTTGATTGGGCAATATCGGTAGCTACCTACCATCATATCAGAGGTAAAGAAGCGCAGCAGAGGGCTTTGGATGAACTGTGGAGAGTGCTAAAGCCGGGAGGTGAAGCCTTTATCACGGTCTGGAATCGGTGGCAACCCCGGTTCTGGTTCATGGGGAAGGAGGTCTCTGTGCCCTGGCGGACGAGAGATGAAGTCCTGGGTCGCTATTATTACCTCTTTTCATACCCTGAACTGGAGGGGCTGGTGAGGAAAGCCGGTTTTAGCGTGCTCAAGTCTTTTCCGGAGAGCTCTTACCGCTTTCCGCTGAAGTTCTTCTCCCGGAACATATGTTTACTGGTGCAAAAAAGCGGGCTGGAATAG